One stretch of Oceanispirochaeta sp. DNA includes these proteins:
- the gltB gene encoding glutamate synthase large subunit, with amino-acid sequence MLKKRGLYDPAYEHDACGVGFVARLDGERTHEIVEEGVQILCNLEHRGAVGGDMKTGDGAGMLLQIPHKFFSRVLPFSIPEESYYGAGMIFLPANPKQASIACAMTEMVIAAEGGTLLGWRDVPVNPDCLGEMARSVMPSFKQIFVSFDGFSGEKLETKLYTLRKCLENIALARGLDHDDYYLPSLSSKTIIYKGMFVAPQFVTFYPDLAEKDFISAMSLVHQRYSTNTFPSWPLAQPFRYIAHNGEINTLRRNTNNMKARETSLSSEEFGKDLKKMFPIVQPNGSDSAAFDNVFELISRGGRSMEHTMMMMVPEAFGAKYHISEDKRSFFEYHAAIMEPWDGPAALVFSDGYKIGATLDRNGLRPGRYTITKSGKVVLASEAGVIDIEPEDILENGRLEPGKMFLVDLKLHRVIRDNEIKSIISRQKPYRRWLSEQKIELKGLNETPRKIRHDSETLLERMKSFGYTFEDVLKVITPMASNSQEPIGSMGNDSPLAVLSERPQLIYDYFKQLFAQVTNPPIDPYREHLVMSLMSFVGRERNLLQETPEHCRQLKLTHPVLTNDDIKSLKSVDLDDYRVCTVPLLFEVTEEEGQLEEALDILCATVETQIDNGHALVILSDRGVDKNHAAIPALLAISAVHHFLVRQGKRHLAGLIIESGEVRSVHHFATLIGYGASGVNPYLVFEALSDLKERGYLQDELTLPQAIEHYVTAVKKGLLKVMSKMGVSTIRSYRGSQIYEAIGLSEAFVEKYFSGTASRVGGIDSAMVEHDVLSRHRKAWMENDVYSNRLASGGEFASRKNADRHLFSAEAVVNMQKAVRLKDYSIFKKYTQGVNDISKNLNTLRGLFKFKPGNPVPIDEVEPVSEILNRFVSSAMSFGSMSKEVHETMAIAMNGLGANSNSGEGGEDMERYHIRENGDNPRSNIKQIASGRFGVDSSYLANCNELQIKMAQGAKPGEGGQLPGYKVNEAVAKVRHSTPGVMLISPPPHHDIYSIEDLSQLIFDLKNANPKARVSVKLVSEVGVGTVAAGVAKGKADMVLISGGDGGTGASPLSSLKHAGSAWEIGLAETQQVLVMNKLRSRIRIQCDGQMKTGRDVVIAALLGAEEFGFGSASLVSLGCVMMRKCHTNACPVGIATQNEELRKRFTGKPEHLRNFMTFIAQEVREYMAELGFRNFDEMVGHVERLEVNEALDHYKNKGLDFSNILMVPDTSSGESLYCISSQDHDFSLSLDQGLIEKAKDALENRKPVVIQQAIKNCNRTVGATLSYEVTTRYGSEGLKDDTIHVNLKGSAGQSFGAFLTRGITFELEGESNDYLGKGLSGGRIILYPRKGSTFSGYKNIITGNVNLFGATGGEVFINGRAGERFAVRNSGALAVVEGVGDHGCEYMTGGRVIILGKTGVNFAAGMSGGVAYVYDENQLFDTRCNLEMVDIEPVVEAEDIGFLKTMISRHIEYTDSKQGKLLLESWEESLPNFVKVMPLDYRMALARIKERETKETDETAITEEVYV; translated from the coding sequence ATGTTAAAAAAAAGGGGACTCTATGATCCCGCATATGAACATGATGCCTGTGGTGTCGGATTTGTAGCCCGACTCGATGGTGAGCGAACTCATGAGATTGTTGAAGAGGGTGTTCAAATCCTTTGTAATCTGGAGCATCGGGGAGCCGTTGGCGGTGATATGAAAACCGGCGACGGTGCCGGGATGCTTCTGCAGATTCCACATAAATTCTTTTCCCGTGTTCTTCCTTTCTCAATTCCAGAGGAAAGTTACTACGGTGCGGGAATGATTTTCCTGCCGGCCAATCCCAAACAGGCCTCCATCGCCTGTGCTATGACAGAAATGGTGATAGCCGCCGAGGGCGGAACTCTTCTTGGCTGGAGAGACGTGCCTGTTAACCCTGATTGTCTGGGTGAAATGGCTCGCAGTGTCATGCCTTCTTTCAAGCAAATTTTTGTTTCTTTTGATGGATTTTCCGGTGAAAAGCTGGAAACCAAACTGTACACTCTCAGGAAATGTCTTGAGAATATTGCCCTTGCCAGAGGCTTGGATCATGACGATTATTACCTGCCTTCCCTGTCTTCCAAAACAATCATTTATAAGGGAATGTTTGTAGCGCCCCAGTTTGTCACCTTTTATCCGGATCTGGCAGAAAAAGATTTTATTTCAGCCATGTCTCTTGTACACCAGAGATACAGCACCAACACCTTTCCTTCCTGGCCTTTGGCACAACCTTTCCGCTATATTGCACATAACGGTGAGATTAACACTCTCCGGAGAAATACAAATAATATGAAAGCCCGGGAAACATCGCTGTCATCTGAAGAGTTCGGCAAGGATCTGAAAAAGATGTTCCCCATTGTCCAGCCGAATGGTTCTGACTCGGCTGCCTTTGACAATGTGTTTGAGCTGATTTCCAGAGGAGGCCGATCCATGGAACATACCATGATGATGATGGTTCCCGAGGCTTTCGGTGCAAAATATCATATCTCAGAAGATAAGAGATCTTTTTTTGAGTATCATGCCGCCATTATGGAGCCCTGGGACGGGCCGGCTGCACTGGTTTTTTCAGATGGGTATAAAATCGGTGCCACTCTGGATAGAAATGGCCTGAGGCCGGGACGTTATACCATCACTAAAAGCGGAAAAGTTGTATTGGCTTCTGAAGCGGGAGTCATCGATATTGAACCAGAAGACATTTTAGAAAACGGGAGACTCGAGCCGGGTAAAATGTTTCTGGTAGACCTGAAGCTCCACAGAGTTATCAGAGACAATGAAATCAAGAGTATCATATCAAGACAGAAGCCCTACCGTCGCTGGCTCAGTGAACAGAAAATCGAGCTGAAGGGTCTGAACGAGACACCCCGTAAGATTCGTCATGATTCAGAGACTCTTCTGGAGAGGATGAAATCTTTCGGGTATACCTTTGAAGATGTACTGAAGGTCATAACACCAATGGCCAGCAACAGCCAGGAGCCCATCGGTTCCATGGGAAATGACAGCCCTCTGGCTGTTTTATCAGAACGACCTCAATTGATTTACGATTATTTCAAGCAACTCTTTGCACAGGTTACCAATCCACCTATTGATCCCTATAGAGAGCATCTGGTTATGTCATTGATGAGTTTTGTCGGGCGGGAACGAAATCTCCTCCAGGAAACTCCCGAACATTGCCGGCAGCTGAAGCTGACACATCCGGTGTTGACCAATGATGATATTAAAAGTCTGAAGTCTGTCGATCTGGATGACTACAGGGTCTGTACAGTTCCTCTCCTTTTTGAGGTGACAGAAGAAGAAGGTCAGCTGGAAGAGGCTCTTGATATACTCTGTGCCACGGTGGAAACCCAGATTGACAACGGACATGCTCTGGTGATTCTTTCTGACCGGGGGGTCGATAAAAATCATGCAGCCATTCCGGCTCTCCTGGCTATTTCGGCGGTTCATCACTTTCTTGTACGCCAGGGAAAGAGGCATTTGGCTGGTTTGATTATTGAATCCGGTGAAGTCCGGTCTGTACATCATTTTGCCACCCTGATCGGCTACGGTGCCAGCGGGGTAAACCCCTATCTTGTATTTGAAGCTCTTTCAGATCTGAAAGAACGGGGTTACCTCCAGGATGAACTGACCCTGCCTCAGGCAATAGAACATTATGTAACGGCTGTGAAGAAGGGCCTTCTTAAGGTGATGTCAAAGATGGGCGTTTCAACCATCAGAAGCTACAGAGGATCACAGATTTATGAAGCCATCGGTCTTTCAGAAGCGTTTGTAGAAAAATATTTTTCCGGTACCGCCTCCAGGGTTGGCGGGATTGATTCGGCCATGGTCGAACATGATGTTCTGTCCAGGCATAGAAAAGCCTGGATGGAAAATGACGTTTACAGCAACCGCCTGGCCTCAGGAGGAGAGTTTGCCAGCCGAAAAAATGCGGATAGGCATCTCTTTTCGGCAGAGGCTGTAGTGAATATGCAGAAAGCCGTTCGTTTGAAAGACTATTCCATTTTTAAGAAATACACCCAGGGTGTGAATGATATCAGTAAAAATCTGAATACTCTCCGAGGCCTTTTCAAGTTTAAACCTGGAAATCCGGTTCCCATTGATGAGGTAGAGCCTGTTTCCGAGATTTTGAATCGTTTTGTTTCCTCGGCCATGTCCTTTGGTTCCATGAGTAAGGAAGTTCATGAAACCATGGCCATCGCCATGAACGGTCTTGGTGCAAACAGCAACTCCGGAGAGGGTGGCGAAGACATGGAGCGCTATCATATTCGGGAAAACGGTGACAATCCTCGAAGCAATATTAAACAGATCGCATCAGGCCGTTTTGGAGTAGACAGTTCCTATCTGGCCAACTGTAATGAACTGCAGATTAAGATGGCTCAAGGGGCAAAACCAGGAGAAGGTGGCCAGCTCCCCGGCTATAAGGTCAATGAAGCTGTCGCAAAAGTGCGTCACTCCACACCCGGTGTGATGCTGATTTCACCTCCGCCTCATCATGACATCTACTCCATTGAAGATCTGTCACAGTTGATTTTTGACCTGAAAAATGCCAATCCCAAAGCAAGAGTCTCTGTCAAACTTGTCTCTGAAGTAGGAGTAGGAACGGTCGCTGCAGGTGTAGCCAAGGGCAAAGCCGACATGGTTTTAATTTCCGGCGGTGATGGTGGAACCGGGGCATCCCCCCTGTCTTCATTGAAACATGCGGGAAGCGCCTGGGAAATAGGCCTGGCCGAAACACAGCAGGTGCTGGTCATGAACAAGCTTCGTTCCAGAATCAGGATTCAGTGTGACGGACAAATGAAAACCGGACGGGATGTTGTGATCGCCGCCCTGCTGGGTGCAGAGGAGTTTGGATTTGGTTCAGCCTCACTTGTTTCACTGGGATGCGTCATGATGAGAAAGTGTCATACCAATGCCTGTCCTGTGGGGATTGCCACCCAGAATGAAGAGCTAAGAAAGAGATTTACTGGCAAACCCGAGCATTTGAGAAATTTCATGACCTTCATCGCTCAGGAGGTTCGGGAGTATATGGCAGAACTGGGATTCAGAAACTTTGACGAGATGGTCGGTCATGTTGAACGACTGGAAGTCAATGAAGCCCTGGATCATTACAAAAATAAAGGGCTGGACTTCTCCAATATTCTTATGGTTCCCGATACCTCCAGTGGAGAATCCTTATACTGCATTTCCAGTCAGGATCATGATTTTTCACTATCCCTGGATCAGGGACTGATTGAGAAAGCCAAAGATGCTTTGGAAAATAGGAAGCCTGTTGTGATTCAGCAAGCTATTAAAAACTGTAACCGTACAGTCGGAGCCACTCTCAGTTATGAAGTGACCACCCGTTATGGTTCTGAAGGCCTGAAAGATGACACTATACATGTGAATCTGAAGGGATCTGCCGGGCAGAGTTTCGGCGCCTTCCTTACCAGGGGAATAACCTTTGAACTGGAAGGTGAAAGCAATGACTATCTTGGCAAAGGTCTCTCGGGAGGTCGAATTATCCTCTATCCCCGCAAAGGATCAACCTTTTCGGGTTACAAAAATATAATCACCGGAAATGTAAACCTCTTTGGAGCCACCGGTGGTGAGGTCTTCATCAACGGCCGGGCAGGGGAACGTTTTGCAGTCAGAAACTCGGGTGCCCTGGCAGTTGTCGAGGGAGTGGGAGACCACGGATGTGAATACATGACAGGAGGCAGGGTGATCATTCTTGGTAAAACAGGGGTGAATTTCGCAGCCGGGATGTCCGGTGGTGTGGCTTATGTTTATGATGAAAACCAGTTATTTGATACCCGGTGTAACCTGGAAATGGTAGACATAGAGCCCGTTGTGGAGGCAGAGGATATCGGTTTTCTCAAGACAATGATCAGCAGACACATCGAATACACAGACAGTAAACAGGGAAAACTGCTTCTGGAATCCTGGGAAGAGTCTCTGCCAAACTTTGTAAAAGTCATGCCTCTGGATTACAGAATGGCTCTGGCAAGGATCAAGGAACGGGAAACCAAGGAAACCGATGAAACAGCGATTACAGAGGAGGTATATGTCTGA
- a CDS encoding glutamate synthase subunit beta: MGKVLGFLEHDRKDFQYRPVEDRLKDYKEVMIPTPVESLAEQGARCMDCGTPFCHNIGCPVVNLIPEWNDAVYRGQWKEAFERLEITNNFPEVTGRICPAPCETACTLSINDAPVTIKQMELGIIERAYAAGWVVPRPPKIETGKTIAVVGSGPSGMAASQQLRRMGHQVTLFEKNEKIGGLLRYGIPDFKLDKSVLDRRIEQMTAEGVNFETGVAIGEDLSIRYLQNKFDAVLITMGAGVPRNLPVPGRELKGVHFAMEYLGQSNRNVSGEFYDDEIINAKGKTVLVIGGGDTGSDCVGTANRQGAKKVYQYEIMPKPLDWKNPHNPDWPDWPSILRTSTSHKEGCERDWNITTIGFEGKNGILSKGSFAKIEWKSDPAGGRPQMVPVADGGFDLQIDLVFLAMGFVHVEHNRIITDLNLELDGRGNIKTDGNYGTSIDGVFASGDAETGASLVVRAIAHGRNAAEAVDEYLK; encoded by the coding sequence ATGGGTAAAGTTCTCGGATTTTTAGAACATGACAGAAAGGATTTTCAATACCGGCCTGTAGAAGATAGATTGAAAGATTACAAGGAAGTGATGATCCCCACTCCGGTGGAGAGCCTGGCAGAGCAGGGTGCACGATGTATGGATTGCGGGACACCTTTCTGTCACAACATCGGCTGTCCGGTTGTAAACCTCATTCCCGAATGGAATGATGCTGTCTACAGAGGTCAATGGAAAGAGGCTTTTGAGCGTCTGGAAATAACAAATAACTTTCCCGAAGTGACTGGCCGGATATGTCCCGCTCCCTGTGAGACAGCCTGTACTCTCAGCATAAATGATGCTCCCGTTACCATCAAACAGATGGAACTGGGTATCATTGAAAGGGCTTATGCCGCCGGATGGGTTGTTCCTCGACCACCCAAGATAGAAACCGGCAAGACTATTGCCGTTGTGGGAAGCGGTCCCTCCGGGATGGCAGCCAGCCAGCAGTTGCGGCGTATGGGCCATCAGGTCACCCTTTTTGAAAAAAATGAAAAAATCGGGGGACTCCTGCGGTATGGAATTCCTGATTTCAAATTGGATAAGAGTGTTCTGGATAGAAGAATTGAACAGATGACTGCGGAAGGTGTGAATTTTGAAACCGGGGTGGCCATCGGTGAGGATCTTTCCATCCGATACCTTCAGAACAAGTTTGATGCTGTTCTGATCACCATGGGTGCCGGGGTTCCCCGTAATCTGCCGGTTCCCGGAAGAGAACTGAAGGGCGTTCATTTTGCCATGGAATATCTGGGACAATCCAACAGGAATGTTTCCGGTGAGTTTTATGATGATGAAATCATCAACGCTAAAGGAAAAACCGTTCTTGTTATTGGCGGTGGCGATACCGGTTCAGACTGTGTAGGTACGGCAAACAGGCAAGGGGCAAAAAAGGTTTACCAGTATGAAATTATGCCTAAACCTCTGGATTGGAAAAATCCTCATAATCCTGATTGGCCAGATTGGCCATCCATTCTGAGAACCTCAACCTCCCATAAAGAGGGTTGCGAGCGGGATTGGAATATAACAACAATCGGCTTTGAAGGTAAGAATGGTATTCTGAGTAAAGGCAGTTTTGCAAAGATAGAGTGGAAATCTGATCCTGCCGGCGGCCGGCCTCAGATGGTTCCTGTTGCAGACGGTGGATTTGACCTTCAGATTGATCTTGTCTTCCTGGCCATGGGTTTTGTTCATGTGGAGCACAATAGAATAATCACAGATCTGAACCTGGAACTGGATGGCCGTGGGAATATAAAAACCGACGGCAATTATGGAACATCCATTGATGGTGTCTTTGCTTCGGGTGATGCCGAAACAGGAGCATCCCTTGTTGTCCGCGCCATCGCCCACGGAAGGAATGCCGCCGAAGCGGTCGATGAATATCTGAAATAG
- a CDS encoding LamG-like jellyroll fold domain-containing protein, which produces MKILKKMTLLILLIASLAACRDSGGTTVGTISVDKINNPYDWTSIPPSGGDISDLEANFLQTFELEKITGLEERGVRPVLLFNKASFTTDRATIPVWSMDDAKFSTKSGSLSDYPETGLTTSWVVSDSAVFNSTSSDPLYDGKPVYKITSTTSYPAANTLLESYVEEYYVADAAVADTWNADDPIVNDLGELDPLYRVKMDILFDDGSIRHEKIVKIIAAADAEDGFAPLDIQGSLSYPDFSYPGSDSNANFSSVVVYSQEISTSHDYWFWDGTVTGALLGVRYYTEHFTDGGASYTGTMVAYERAIETYKTLGGSFAGQLDEVFIGSENTTLAESVMRKEVVFDVIGDVIQSGAVDGNTVMRTHVVDTVGSSKDFLLQQLNENATVFHDWESTPYHIPSGTTADEVEFALPQSEVVVNSYLDNPDGDALPLFLSASEFATSDFANLYQSIQTGEASQAVIGGDDVNQLTVDYFYDQNPYYDNGTRTSVMDDVGVAVYDGAHGTLIENSDNSTGTGDLVLNPIATGTIEAWVYVDVHSNFAGIVHKGVKHDFSDEGYTLQFWDRGRVSFGIVEQSPRYKYSLQTSSLSLNTGKWYYIIGRWDSSSVYLDLYYNNASGKTKSKSYSGTNTLSSKQPFPESGPLIIGSQYLEDYGKIGFYGFDGKINGVFVSDYNKSNAELLDFYNYMKDRTSSW; this is translated from the coding sequence ATGAAAATATTAAAAAAAATGACCCTACTCATACTCTTAATTGCCTCACTGGCTGCCTGTCGCGATAGCGGCGGTACCACAGTCGGCACAATCAGTGTTGATAAGATTAACAATCCCTATGATTGGACAAGCATTCCTCCTTCAGGAGGAGATATCAGTGATCTGGAGGCCAATTTTCTCCAGACTTTTGAATTGGAGAAAATCACCGGCCTGGAAGAGAGGGGAGTCAGACCCGTCCTTCTGTTCAACAAGGCTTCATTTACCACCGACAGGGCTACTATACCCGTCTGGTCTATGGATGACGCAAAGTTTTCAACAAAGTCAGGTAGTCTTTCGGATTATCCCGAGACAGGGCTCACCACTTCCTGGGTTGTATCAGATTCTGCGGTATTTAATTCCACCAGCAGTGACCCCTTATATGATGGTAAACCGGTGTATAAAATAACATCGACAACCAGCTATCCGGCAGCCAACACTCTGCTGGAGAGCTACGTGGAAGAATACTATGTGGCCGATGCAGCTGTTGCAGACACCTGGAATGCTGATGACCCGATTGTCAACGACCTTGGTGAATTAGACCCTCTCTACCGGGTGAAGATGGACATCCTATTTGATGACGGGAGCATCCGGCATGAAAAAATTGTCAAGATCATTGCCGCCGCCGATGCGGAGGATGGATTTGCCCCCCTCGATATTCAGGGCAGCCTCTCCTATCCTGATTTTTCCTACCCTGGAAGCGATTCAAATGCTAACTTTTCTTCGGTCGTTGTATACTCTCAGGAGATCTCAACCAGCCATGATTACTGGTTCTGGGACGGGACTGTGACGGGTGCTCTTCTGGGAGTCAGGTACTATACGGAACACTTCACCGACGGCGGAGCCAGCTACACAGGGACCATGGTCGCCTATGAGCGGGCCATAGAAACTTATAAAACCCTGGGAGGTTCCTTTGCAGGTCAGCTGGATGAAGTTTTTATCGGATCAGAGAATACGACCCTGGCCGAGTCGGTCATGCGGAAGGAAGTCGTTTTTGATGTGATTGGGGATGTCATCCAAAGCGGAGCAGTAGACGGGAATACCGTCATGAGAACCCATGTTGTGGATACCGTCGGCAGCAGCAAAGACTTTCTTTTACAGCAGTTGAACGAAAATGCAACAGTCTTTCATGACTGGGAATCCACTCCCTATCATATCCCCTCGGGAACGACGGCGGATGAAGTCGAGTTTGCACTACCTCAATCAGAGGTCGTGGTCAACTCCTACCTGGATAATCCCGATGGTGATGCCCTTCCACTGTTCCTGTCTGCCTCTGAATTTGCCACCAGCGATTTTGCTAACCTCTACCAAAGCATACAAACCGGAGAAGCGTCTCAGGCAGTCATCGGTGGAGATGATGTCAATCAGCTCACTGTGGACTACTTTTATGATCAGAATCCCTACTATGACAATGGCACCCGGACATCAGTTATGGATGATGTCGGTGTTGCCGTCTATGACGGGGCCCATGGAACCCTGATTGAAAATTCGGATAACAGCACAGGAACGGGTGATCTCGTATTGAATCCCATTGCAACAGGTACTATTGAAGCCTGGGTTTATGTGGATGTTCATAGTAATTTTGCCGGAATCGTTCACAAGGGTGTAAAACATGACTTTTCCGACGAAGGGTATACCCTCCAATTCTGGGATAGGGGGAGAGTCTCATTCGGTATTGTAGAGCAGAGTCCCCGGTACAAATATTCCCTCCAGACTTCATCCCTCAGTCTGAATACGGGTAAATGGTATTACATCATAGGCCGTTGGGACAGCTCTAGTGTTTACCTTGATCTTTATTATAACAATGCATCGGGTAAGACCAAAAGTAAAAGCTATTCCGGCACTAACACGCTGAGTTCGAAACAACCTTTTCCTGAGTCCGGTCCTTTGATCATTGGTTCTCAATATTTGGAGGATTACGGTAAAATCGGTTTTTATGGATTCGATGGTAAGATTAATGGCGTTTTTGTATCAGACTATAATAAATCGAACGCGGAACTTCTGGATTTTTACAACTATAT